In the genome of Sebastes umbrosus isolate fSebUmb1 chromosome 14, fSebUmb1.pri, whole genome shotgun sequence, one region contains:
- the LOC119501344 gene encoding NADPH oxidase organizer 1-like: MASVLWSDQNEIIVYRSLKDFEKMHKRLKKAFPGSKKSDRIIPKFQEKMVKLCCPKKGPLKSVKCLKFLQKYCNELLSCDPRVSQHADLFQFLHPNDQDLEPEFTKNSIMIMPTDNEIRNAVQGGGGIVTQPFVTETYRCVALYETKDTKNKPFKVALDEKVEVLIKDKAGWWLVENEDKRIAWFPAPYLEKLHEDDDEEDEDEKDGASERGG; the protein is encoded by the exons ATGGCCTCCGTGCTTTGGTCAGACCAGAATGAGATTATAGTTTACAGGTCTTTAAAGGATTTCGAGAAAATGCAT AAACGATTGAAGAAAGCATTCCCAGGCTCGAAAAAATCCGACAGGATCATCCCCAAATTTCAAG AAAAAATGGTGAAACTGTGCTGCCCGAAGAAGGGTCCCCTCAAGTCAGTAAAGTGCCTCAAGTTCTTGCAGAAATACTGTAATGAGCTCCTGAGCTGCGACCCGAGGGTCTCTCAGCATGCAGACCTCTTCCAGTTCCTCCACCCCAACGACCAAGACCTGGAGCCGGAGTTCACCAAGAACAG CATCATGATCATGCCGACAGACAATGAAATCAGGAATGCAGTACAGGGAGGTGGCGGTATAGTGACCCAGCCCTTCGTCACGGAGACGTACAGATGCGTGGCCCTGTACGAAACCAAGGACACCAAGAATAAACCGTTCAAAGTGGCGTTGGACGAAAAAGTAGAAGTTCTCATCAAAGACAAAGCAG GGTGGTGGCTCGTGGAGAATGAAGACAAAAGGATAGCCTGGTTCCCTGCCCCCTATCTGGAGAAACTacatgaggatgatgatgaggaggatgaagatgaaaaagatgGGGCTTCTGAAAGAG GGGGTTAA
- the LOC119501850 gene encoding uncharacterized protein LOC119501850, producing MLYIAVKSYKATKDDEISVAIGAVVEVLQKSDNGWWLIRYSGKAGYIPTMYLKAYSYPHMRMPTHHDYRHASSPIQLPSPILQSDQLSLSHGNLLHPSPVRSSTPSQHQPYRKPRPHSIGIMSEQLPVRPASSHADKPASVPTSRTTGKLTPPPTNMLEIYREERRRAMSPGADSEGSNISYSGDSSDFSDFSDSSDELNSSWATSSSFNLSYSYNEEQMRLSRMPPPMLNNHLSPTSPQGEMIPSVSDLNLYKSRTAPKVPPRPQAQEIYTRCSSITRKNAFRGHLPPTQTEIISR from the exons ATGCTGTACATTGCAGTCAAGAGCTACAAGGCAACCAAAGATGACGAGATAAGCGTCGCCATCGGTGCAGTGGTGGAGGTCCTGCAGAAGTCAGACAACGGCTGGTGGCTCATCAG ATACAGTGGTAAAGCAGGTTACATCCCTACCATGTACCTGAAGGCCTACAGCTACCCTCATATGCGCATGCCAACCCACCATGACTATCGTCACGCCTCCTCCCCAATCCAATTGCCCTCCCCAATCCTGCAGTCCGACCAGCTCAGCCTCTCACATGGAAACCTGCTGCATCCTTCACCCGTCAGATCTTCCACACCCAGCCAGCACCAACCATACAGAAAGCCCAGACCACACTCTATTGGCATCATGTCTGAACAACTTCCTGTTCGGCCTGCATCAAGCCACGCTGACAAGCCTGCTAGCGTTCCCACCTCACGTACGACTGGAAAGCTCACCCCTCCGCCCACAAACATGTTGGAGATTtacagagaagagaggaggcgTGCCATGAGCCCGGGAGCAGATAGCGAGGGAAGCAATATAAGCTACAGTGGCGACAGCAGCGACTTCAGCGACTTCAGCGACAGCAGCGATGAGCTGAATTCTTCCTGGGCGACCTCCTCGTCTTTCAACCTGAGCTACAGCTACAACGAGGAACAGATGCGTCTTAGCCGTATGCCTCCCCCTATGCTGAATAACCACCTCAGCCCGACAAGCCCACAGGGGGAAATGATCCCCAGTGTCTCTGATCTCAACCTCTACAAGAGCCGGACAGCACCTAAGGTGCCACCCAGACCGCAGGCCCAGGAGATCTACACCCGGTGTTCCAGCATCACCCGCAAGAACGCATTCAGAGGCCACCTGCCACCCACACAAACTGAGATAATCAGTCGATGA